A portion of the Clostridium gelidum genome contains these proteins:
- a CDS encoding IS66 family transposase — MLKDGFNEDYTTNCVSYSKNKAQNSIRCNLLNRLSGYKNQVLTFMYDFDTLFDNNLAECDFRMTKVKQKISRTFKSEYGAKTFSKIRGYISTVQKNRLNTEIV; from the coding sequence ATGCTAAAAGATGGTTTCAATGAAGATTACACTACAAATTGTGTATCATATTCTAAAAATAAAGCCCAAAATAGCATTAGATGCAATCTATTAAATAGATTAAGTGGTTATAAAAATCAAGTACTTACGTTTATGTATGACTTTGATACACTTTTTGATAATAATCTTGCAGAATGTGATTTTAGAATGACTAAGGTTAAACAAAAAATCTCTAGAACATTTAAAAGTGAATATGGTGCAAAAACATTTTCTAAAATTCGTGGATATATATCCACAGTTCAAAAAAATAGATTAAACACTGAGATTGTATAA
- a CDS encoding glycosyltransferase family 2 protein produces the protein MPIIYIIVINYNGYKDTIECVESLKKINYKNYKIIIVDNASTNNSIMYIKQSLKDCFIIELKENLGFASGNNAGIEYAIKNGGEYVLLLNNDTIVESNFLENMIESFSDNRDIGIVGSKIMYYFNKNIIWYGGGNFNWFKFIPTHYGMRELDKGQCDEQLEMDFMTGCCMLIKKEVFEKVGLLSEEYFMYFEDADFCIKVKEAGYKIWYNPKAVIYHKVGSSGGGEESDFLIKWSTRNRILFMKKYKNKVNKLNFLFTNIFFYSTRIIRYIEYRVRGKNDKGRAIIEGIKLSSRNCL, from the coding sequence ATGCCTATAATATATATAATTGTAATAAATTATAATGGATATAAAGATACCATTGAATGTGTAGAAAGCTTAAAAAAAATAAATTATAAAAATTACAAAATCATAATAGTTGATAATGCTTCGACTAATAATTCTATTATGTATATAAAACAATCGTTAAAAGATTGTTTTATAATTGAACTTAAAGAGAATTTAGGATTTGCTAGTGGAAATAATGCAGGAATAGAATATGCAATTAAAAATGGAGGAGAATATGTATTACTTTTAAATAATGATACTATAGTAGAATCTAATTTTTTGGAAAACATGATTGAATCATTTTCCGATAATAGAGATATAGGGATTGTTGGAAGCAAAATAATGTATTATTTCAATAAAAATATTATATGGTATGGTGGAGGAAATTTTAATTGGTTTAAGTTTATACCAACTCATTATGGGATGAGAGAACTTGATAAAGGCCAGTGTGATGAACAACTAGAAATGGATTTTATGACAGGATGCTGTATGTTGATAAAAAAAGAAGTATTTGAAAAAGTTGGATTACTTTCAGAAGAATATTTTATGTATTTTGAAGATGCGGATTTTTGTATAAAAGTAAAAGAGGCAGGATACAAGATATGGTACAATCCGAAAGCAGTAATATATCATAAAGTGGGATCATCAGGAGGTGGAGAAGAGTCAGATTTCTTAATAAAGTGGAGTACTAGAAATAGAATACTTTTTATGAAGAAATATAAAAATAAAGTAAATAAACTTAACTTTTTATTTACAAATATTTTCTTCTATAGTACACGAATTATAAGATACATTGAATATAGAGTAAGAGGGAAAAATGATAAAGGAAGAGCTATCATTGAAGGAATTAAACTTAGTAGTAGAAATTGTTTATAA